One genomic region from Ralstonia pickettii DTP0602 encodes:
- a CDS encoding LysR family transcriptional regulator, whose product MADRFESMSILVAVVDAGSFSAAARQLEIPLATVSRKVGELESHLKTRLLHRSTRQLALTEAGHSYVAACRRILEEVGEAERAASGEYAAPKGELAITAPLVFGRLHLLPVVAEFLKTYPDIDVRMVLTDRVMHLLEEQVDVAVRIAELPDSSYIATRIGTTRRVVCASPAYFAEHGTPTSPLEITAHACITMEQIASRQVWTFMSGKAEMEVPVRSRLAVSTAEAAIDAAVAGVGLTRVLSYQMADAMRAGALKTVLEAFEPAPWPISLVHTGQGILPLKLRAFLDFAGPRLKARLLELGI is encoded by the coding sequence GTGGCCGATCGTTTCGAATCGATGTCGATCCTGGTGGCCGTGGTCGACGCAGGCAGTTTTTCTGCCGCGGCGCGCCAGCTAGAGATTCCGCTTGCAACGGTCAGCCGCAAGGTCGGAGAACTGGAGTCGCACCTGAAAACCCGACTCCTGCATCGCTCCACCCGACAACTTGCCCTTACCGAAGCCGGACATTCCTATGTCGCCGCATGCCGGCGCATTCTCGAGGAAGTGGGAGAGGCGGAGCGTGCCGCGTCGGGGGAATACGCGGCGCCTAAAGGTGAGCTTGCCATCACTGCGCCCCTTGTCTTCGGACGTTTACATTTGTTGCCGGTGGTCGCGGAATTCCTCAAGACTTACCCGGACATCGATGTGCGGATGGTGCTGACCGACAGAGTGATGCATCTGCTTGAAGAGCAGGTCGATGTCGCAGTGCGGATCGCTGAACTGCCCGACAGCAGTTACATCGCGACGCGGATTGGCACAACGCGTCGGGTGGTTTGCGCGAGCCCAGCCTACTTCGCTGAACATGGCACGCCGACGAGCCCCCTTGAGATCACCGCCCATGCATGCATCACCATGGAACAGATTGCATCCAGGCAAGTCTGGACCTTCATGTCGGGCAAGGCGGAGATGGAGGTGCCTGTCCGCTCGCGGCTTGCCGTAAGCACTGCCGAAGCCGCAATCGATGCGGCGGTGGCCGGGGTCGGCCTCACTCGCGTGCTGTCCTACCAGATGGCGGATGCGATGCGTGCCGGTGCGCTCAAGACCGTGCTCGAAGCGTTCGAGCCGGCACCGTGGCCCATCAGCCTTGTTCACACCGGACAGGGAATCCTGCCGCTGAAACTGCGCGCATTTCTTGATTTCGCCGGGCCTCGGTTGAAGGCCCGGCTGCTGGAGCTGGGTATCTGA
- a CDS encoding fructose-bisphosphate aldolase (K01623: ALDO; fructose-bisphosphate aldolase, class I [EC:4.1.2.13]) yields MDTGSELQATVDALVQAGKGLLAADESGPTIAKRFERIGVESSEESRRAWRNLLLSTPGLGEFISGVILYEETLGQRADDGTPLPELAARQGIVPGIKVDKGKLALAHAPGDEVTEGLDGLAKRLAGYHQQGARFAKWRAVYIVSDNLPGWAAIQANAEALARYAAICQETGVVPIVEPEVLMDGAHSMARCAEVTEAVLHEVFHALHRHAVVLEHMLLKPSMVLPGKEAGHAAPAEVARETVQVLKRTVPAAVPGIFFLSGGQTPTEATANLDAMNRLAPLPWRLSFSYGRALQEPPLFAWRGEAANAAQAQRTLLQRSRLNGMACLGQYEAAREDAAG; encoded by the coding sequence ATGGACACAGGAAGCGAACTGCAAGCCACCGTGGACGCCCTGGTGCAAGCGGGCAAGGGCCTGCTGGCCGCCGACGAGAGCGGGCCGACGATCGCCAAGCGGTTCGAGCGTATCGGTGTGGAATCGAGCGAGGAAAGCCGCCGGGCGTGGCGCAACCTGCTCCTGTCGACACCGGGCCTTGGTGAATTCATCAGCGGCGTGATCCTGTACGAGGAAACGCTGGGCCAGCGCGCCGACGATGGCACGCCGCTGCCAGAACTGGCTGCGCGCCAAGGCATCGTGCCCGGCATCAAGGTGGACAAGGGCAAGCTCGCGCTCGCCCATGCTCCCGGAGACGAGGTCACCGAGGGTCTCGACGGGCTGGCCAAGCGGCTTGCCGGCTATCACCAGCAGGGCGCGCGCTTTGCCAAGTGGCGCGCGGTGTACATCGTGTCGGACAACCTGCCTGGCTGGGCTGCCATCCAGGCCAATGCGGAGGCGCTGGCACGCTATGCAGCCATCTGCCAGGAGACGGGCGTGGTGCCCATCGTCGAGCCCGAGGTGCTGATGGATGGCGCGCATTCCATGGCGCGTTGCGCCGAGGTCACCGAGGCCGTTTTGCACGAAGTCTTTCACGCCTTGCACCGGCATGCGGTGGTGCTCGAACACATGCTGCTGAAACCCAGCATGGTGCTCCCCGGCAAGGAGGCCGGGCACGCGGCGCCGGCCGAGGTTGCCAGGGAGACTGTTCAGGTGCTCAAGCGCACGGTGCCGGCGGCGGTGCCGGGCATCTTCTTCCTGTCCGGCGGACAAACTCCCACTGAGGCCACCGCCAATCTCGATGCCATGAACCGGCTCGCCCCATTGCCCTGGCGGCTGAGCTTCTCCTACGGGCGCGCCTTGCAGGAGCCGCCCCTGTTCGCCTGGCGCGGCGAGGCCGCTAACGCGGCGCAAGCGCAACGGACGCTGCTGCAGCGCTCACGACTGAATGGCATGGCCTGCCTGGGGCAATACGAAGCAGCGCGGGAGGATGCTGCGGGCTGA
- a CDS encoding hypothetical protein (K01267: E3.4.11.21, DNPEP; aspartyl aminopeptidase [EC:3.4.11.21]), producing MPKILDGITVLDLTRFFSGPQATLFLAGMGAEVIKIDDPKGGDPTAFAPPYAGPEGVSFERQTEQDMGIAYMKRARGKKSITLNLKSQEGRDIFLRMVGQADVVVENFSAGVATRLGIDFETLRAVNPRLVYCSITGYGATGPDRDLKAYDLMVQAAAGLMSITGHPGSAPVKAGSPLSDAIAGVFAANGIVAALLHRERSGEGQAVDISMADCLFSLIFDEPLDCYERLGLSLQQGSRIMRFSPFNVYPCSDGWVTIGAATNDDWSALLAAMDRNDIADDEEMMHLPWRLSHNELVDELVSSWTCKRQAREIIGTLTTAKVPCSPVRTINDVITWNQLLERDMVERLWNPLTAGHVSASAPGFPLKFSATPGGYDHPAPIPGAHTDEVLGRLAGLTSMDMQQLRSAGVV from the coding sequence ATGCCAAAGATCCTCGACGGTATTACCGTCCTAGACCTCACACGCTTCTTCTCCGGCCCTCAGGCAACACTGTTTCTGGCCGGCATGGGCGCTGAAGTCATCAAGATCGACGATCCCAAAGGCGGCGACCCCACCGCGTTTGCGCCCCCGTATGCCGGTCCGGAGGGGGTCTCGTTCGAGCGCCAGACCGAGCAAGACATGGGCATTGCCTATATGAAGCGCGCGCGGGGAAAGAAGTCGATCACATTGAATCTGAAGTCGCAGGAGGGTCGAGACATCTTCCTGCGCATGGTGGGGCAGGCGGACGTCGTCGTGGAGAACTTCAGCGCGGGCGTGGCGACGCGCCTGGGCATCGACTTCGAGACGCTGCGGGCCGTCAATCCCCGGCTCGTCTACTGCTCCATCACCGGGTATGGAGCCACCGGCCCCGACAGGGACCTGAAAGCGTACGACCTGATGGTCCAGGCAGCGGCTGGACTGATGAGCATCACGGGACATCCGGGTTCCGCGCCGGTAAAGGCTGGCTCCCCGCTATCCGATGCGATCGCCGGGGTCTTCGCCGCAAACGGCATTGTTGCCGCGTTGCTGCACCGCGAGCGTAGCGGTGAAGGACAGGCCGTAGACATCTCCATGGCGGACTGCCTCTTCTCCCTGATCTTCGACGAACCGCTCGATTGCTACGAACGGCTTGGCCTGAGCTTGCAGCAAGGCAGCCGGATCATGCGCTTCTCACCGTTCAACGTCTATCCGTGCAGCGATGGCTGGGTAACGATTGGCGCAGCGACAAACGATGATTGGAGCGCGTTGCTTGCGGCAATGGATCGGAACGACATAGCCGACGACGAGGAGATGATGCATCTGCCATGGCGTCTGAGCCACAACGAATTGGTCGATGAACTGGTGAGTAGCTGGACATGCAAGCGACAAGCACGCGAGATCATCGGCACGCTAACGACAGCTAAAGTCCCCTGCAGTCCTGTGCGAACCATCAACGACGTGATCACCTGGAACCAGCTGTTGGAGCGGGATATGGTCGAGCGCTTGTGGAATCCGCTGACGGCCGGGCACGTCAGTGCTTCCGCACCGGGATTTCCGCTGAAGTTCAGTGCCACGCCAGGTGGGTACGACCATCCGGCGCCGATCCCGGGCGCTCACACTGACGAGGTCCTGGGCCGCCTTGCCGGGCTGACGAGCATGGACATGCAGCAATTGCGGTCTGCCGGTGTAGTTTGA
- a CDS encoding glutathione S-transferase (K00799: GST, gst; glutathione S-transferase [EC:2.5.1.18]): protein MIDLYFWSTPNGYKVSILLEELALPYRVIPVHIGKGDQFKPDFLRISPNNKIPAIVDHDGPGDEPFAMFESGAIMMYLAEKAGWKFLPQDMQPRQEVVQWLMFQMGGVGPMLGQAHHFRKYAPEPIPYAVDRYTNEAARLYRVIDRRLGDVAYLGGNEYSIADMATYPWLRAHKWQGQALEDFPNLRRWYGTVRARPAVQRGLAVLSDKVDKSGAKPAGERWDNLFGASQFDTR from the coding sequence ATGATTGACCTGTACTTCTGGAGCACGCCCAACGGCTATAAGGTCTCGATCCTTTTGGAAGAGCTCGCCCTCCCGTACCGGGTAATACCCGTGCACATAGGGAAGGGGGATCAGTTCAAGCCGGATTTCCTCAGGATCAGCCCGAACAACAAGATCCCCGCGATCGTCGATCATGACGGCCCGGGCGACGAACCGTTCGCTATGTTCGAGTCCGGCGCCATCATGATGTATCTCGCCGAGAAAGCCGGATGGAAGTTCCTTCCCCAGGACATGCAGCCGCGCCAGGAAGTTGTGCAGTGGCTGATGTTCCAGATGGGGGGAGTCGGCCCGATGCTCGGCCAGGCCCATCATTTCCGCAAGTACGCGCCCGAGCCAATCCCTTACGCGGTCGATCGCTACACGAATGAGGCGGCCAGGCTGTATCGCGTGATCGACCGGCGCCTGGGAGACGTGGCGTACCTGGGCGGCAACGAGTACTCGATCGCTGACATGGCCACGTACCCGTGGCTGCGCGCGCATAAATGGCAAGGGCAGGCACTGGAGGATTTTCCGAACCTGCGGCGTTGGTACGGAACCGTCCGGGCACGTCCGGCAGTCCAGAGGGGGCTTGCGGTGCTCTCCGACAAAGTGGACAAATCCGGCGCGAAGCCCGCCGGCGAACGCTGGGACAACCTGTTCGGCGCCTCGCAGTTTGACACCCGCTGA
- a CDS encoding CoA transferase encodes MSSPSMLQGYRVLDITQIVAGPTCGRLLAEMGADVVKLELGPHGDRTRIGGLRPTAPEYKGTTHSTYYFQHNHSKRSLALDFKHPHARDLIRRLVPKFDVVIENFSPGVMARAGLSYGELKALHPGLIMCSISLAGQTGPLSQKPGYDYIAQAYSGVTDLIGDPNGEPALITMAIGDMTTGWAAAMAISFALLHRERTGEGQHVEASLLDSYMNMHEVAMPRVSLRKNYTPRRTGSQHPDGGPTGIFRCSDGSYITLATLPHQWKAFVEALEQPGLLDDPRFSTAALRRDNNTALKSVLEAWLARFPTRETAIERLEVKRIPVAPVLTLNEAMAHPHMRARGTVRRVHDQTLGAFDIPGMPVRFSGWTPSNDLHADLMGENNESTLVELLGLTDAEIAGLYAEGVLVRDPSIDKLSRRERDATHAMAE; translated from the coding sequence ATGTCTTCGCCTTCAATGCTTCAGGGATACCGTGTCCTTGATATCACGCAGATTGTTGCTGGTCCCACCTGTGGCCGTCTCCTGGCCGAGATGGGCGCGGATGTCGTCAAGCTCGAACTTGGTCCGCACGGTGACCGGACGCGGATCGGTGGCTTGCGGCCGACGGCCCCCGAATACAAGGGCACCACGCACAGCACTTACTATTTTCAGCACAACCATTCCAAGAGAAGCTTGGCGCTGGATTTCAAGCATCCTCATGCCCGGGATCTGATCCGGCGGCTGGTGCCCAAGTTCGACGTCGTGATCGAAAACTTCTCACCCGGCGTGATGGCGCGCGCAGGTTTGTCCTACGGCGAACTCAAGGCGCTGCATCCCGGCCTGATCATGTGCTCGATCTCGCTGGCGGGACAGACGGGGCCGTTGAGCCAGAAGCCTGGCTACGACTACATCGCCCAGGCCTATTCCGGCGTCACTGACCTGATCGGTGACCCGAATGGCGAGCCGGCGCTCATCACGATGGCAATCGGGGACATGACCACCGGCTGGGCCGCCGCGATGGCCATCAGCTTCGCGCTGCTGCACCGTGAGCGCACCGGGGAGGGGCAGCATGTCGAAGCTTCGTTGCTCGACAGCTACATGAATATGCACGAGGTGGCGATGCCTCGCGTCTCTCTGCGAAAGAACTACACACCCAGGCGAACCGGATCGCAGCATCCGGACGGTGGGCCGACCGGCATCTTCCGCTGTTCGGATGGCAGCTACATAACGCTGGCCACGCTGCCGCACCAGTGGAAGGCGTTCGTCGAGGCGCTGGAGCAGCCCGGGTTGCTCGATGACCCGCGCTTCTCCACAGCGGCGCTACGACGCGACAACAATACAGCGTTGAAATCGGTCCTCGAGGCGTGGCTGGCGCGATTCCCTACGCGCGAAACGGCGATCGAGCGGCTCGAGGTAAAGCGTATTCCGGTAGCGCCGGTCCTGACGCTCAACGAGGCGATGGCCCATCCGCACATGCGCGCTCGTGGCACGGTCCGACGCGTACATGATCAGACGCTCGGGGCGTTTGACATTCCCGGGATGCCTGTCAGGTTCTCCGGTTGGACGCCGTCCAACGATCTCCATGCGGATCTGATGGGGGAGAACAACGAGTCCACGCTGGTGGAGCTTCTTGGGCTCACCGACGCCGAGATCGCTGGTCTCTATGCCGAGGGCGTGCTGGTCCGCGACCCCAGCATCGACAAGCTCTCTCGTCGTGAGCGCGACGCAACCCATGCTATGGCCGAGTAG
- a CDS encoding hypothetical protein (K00383: E1.8.1.7, GSR, gor; glutathione reductase (NADPH) [EC:1.8.1.7]) → MSYELDLFVIGAGSGGVRAARIGARAGARVAIAEADRVGGTCVMRGCVPKKLLVLASRFSDSFADAPGFGWRVDNRHFDWSRLLAAKDRELARLEQAYSNGLDADGVTLYRERAVIEDAHTVRLASGRSLRSRYILVATGGSPVMPTHIAGACHGITSDEAFGLEALPDRILIVGGGYVAVEFAGIFRGMGVATTLVHRGSHLLRGFDADLQSRLETAYVQRGVDLRLRTTVTSIEQGEGGGLDANLSDGTGMRVDTVLFAVGRRPLTSEIGLKENGVAMDSSGSIQVDADSRTSVPSIFAVGDVTNRANLTPAAILEGQAVAELLFGDGKTRRMNYGRIPTAVFSTPEIATVGLSEAAARAGGGPVRVFRTDFRPLSATLSGSAERVLMKIVVDAVTDKVVGVHIAGAGAAEMVQLVAVALEAGATKAQFDSTIALHPTAAEELVTLREPLPDPVSDHSPQGIASPLTGALAVS, encoded by the coding sequence ATGTCCTATGAGCTGGATCTGTTCGTCATCGGCGCGGGCTCTGGCGGCGTTCGGGCTGCGCGCATTGGGGCGCGCGCCGGGGCCCGTGTGGCGATCGCGGAAGCCGACCGGGTTGGTGGCACATGCGTCATGCGAGGATGTGTACCAAAGAAGTTGCTGGTCCTGGCAAGCCGGTTCTCCGATAGCTTTGCCGACGCCCCGGGATTTGGCTGGCGCGTAGACAACCGGCACTTCGATTGGTCCCGACTCCTCGCCGCAAAGGATCGCGAACTCGCGCGGCTGGAGCAAGCGTATTCCAACGGCCTGGATGCAGACGGCGTCACCCTCTATCGAGAGCGTGCCGTGATCGAGGACGCGCACACCGTCCGGTTGGCGTCTGGAAGGTCCCTCCGTTCGCGCTACATACTGGTGGCGACAGGTGGATCCCCAGTCATGCCCACGCATATCGCCGGAGCTTGCCACGGGATCACCTCGGATGAGGCGTTCGGCCTCGAGGCCTTGCCCGATCGCATCCTGATCGTCGGCGGCGGCTATGTCGCGGTGGAGTTTGCCGGCATCTTCCGTGGGATGGGTGTCGCCACAACACTGGTCCACCGAGGGAGCCATCTGCTCCGAGGATTCGATGCCGACCTGCAGTCGCGCCTCGAAACTGCCTACGTACAGCGGGGCGTCGATCTGCGGCTGCGCACAACGGTTACCAGCATCGAACAAGGGGAGGGCGGAGGGTTGGATGCAAACCTTTCCGACGGTACCGGAATGCGAGTCGACACAGTGCTGTTTGCCGTGGGGCGTCGGCCTCTTACATCGGAGATTGGGCTCAAGGAAAACGGCGTGGCCATGGATTCGTCCGGGTCCATCCAGGTCGACGCCGACTCACGAACGAGCGTGCCATCAATCTTTGCGGTAGGTGACGTGACCAATCGTGCCAACCTGACACCCGCGGCAATCCTGGAGGGGCAAGCCGTCGCGGAATTGCTGTTTGGCGATGGCAAGACGCGCAGGATGAACTACGGAAGGATTCCTACCGCTGTCTTCTCGACGCCGGAGATCGCTACCGTGGGCCTGTCCGAAGCGGCAGCGCGAGCAGGCGGCGGGCCCGTGCGGGTGTTTCGTACAGACTTCCGCCCGCTGTCCGCAACGCTTTCCGGGAGCGCCGAACGCGTACTTATGAAGATCGTGGTCGATGCGGTCACCGACAAGGTCGTCGGCGTGCATATCGCAGGCGCCGGCGCGGCAGAGATGGTGCAACTCGTTGCGGTCGCGCTCGAAGCCGGGGCGACCAAGGCGCAGTTCGACAGCACCATCGCGCTGCATCCAACGGCTGCCGAGGAACTGGTCACGCTGCGAGAGCCACTTCCCGACCCGGTTTCTGACCATTCACCACAAGGCATCGCGAGCCCGTTGACCGGGGCGCTGGCAGTTTCGTGA
- a CDS encoding hypothetical protein (K11867: STAMBPL1; AMSH-like protease [EC:3.1.2.15]) gives MKQYLYLLAGAILSCPAYADSFPSKPVTLVVPFSAGGPTDVVARSLAVAMGRALGQPVVVENRASSSGIVGSEVVTRAEPDGYTLLIHNIGFATLPALSRSLRFDPLKDFSYIGQVVDVPMTLIGRKDMKPEGFAELVPWITARQKQINISNAGVGTASHLCGLLLMNRLGVSMTSVPYKGAGPAMTDLMGGQVDLMCDQVTTTTQPILTHRVKAYGTTTAVRLSNLPEVRTLQEQGLDRFEVTVWHGLYAPKRTPRPVIDKLSAALRAALAEPAFKASMAKLGAVPVDGNKATPEGLEDQLRKEIAKWTPVITNARAYLD, from the coding sequence ATGAAGCAGTACCTCTACCTTCTGGCAGGCGCGATCCTTTCGTGTCCGGCCTATGCGGATTCATTTCCATCCAAGCCGGTGACGCTGGTGGTTCCCTTCAGCGCAGGCGGCCCAACGGACGTGGTCGCGAGATCCTTGGCGGTAGCGATGGGCCGTGCGCTCGGGCAACCTGTGGTGGTCGAGAATCGAGCGAGCTCCAGCGGCATTGTCGGCAGCGAAGTCGTAACCCGGGCCGAGCCGGACGGCTATACGCTTCTGATCCACAACATTGGCTTTGCGACCCTGCCAGCCTTGTCGCGCAGCCTCCGCTTCGATCCCCTGAAGGACTTCTCGTACATCGGCCAGGTGGTCGACGTGCCGATGACCCTGATCGGGCGGAAAGACATGAAGCCAGAGGGATTCGCGGAACTCGTACCCTGGATAACGGCGCGGCAGAAGCAGATCAACATCTCTAATGCAGGCGTCGGTACGGCGTCGCATCTGTGTGGGCTGCTGCTGATGAACCGGCTGGGCGTATCGATGACATCGGTGCCTTACAAAGGAGCGGGGCCAGCGATGACCGACCTGATGGGCGGACAGGTGGACTTGATGTGCGACCAGGTAACGACGACGACACAGCCGATTCTGACGCACCGGGTCAAGGCCTACGGCACGACCACGGCGGTCCGCCTTTCAAACTTGCCGGAGGTTCGGACACTTCAGGAGCAGGGACTGGATCGCTTCGAGGTGACTGTCTGGCACGGACTGTATGCGCCGAAACGTACGCCCAGGCCAGTGATCGACAAGCTCTCTGCCGCCTTGCGGGCCGCGCTGGCGGAGCCGGCGTTCAAGGCTTCGATGGCCAAGCTTGGTGCCGTCCCGGTAGACGGCAACAAAGCAACGCCGGAGGGGCTGGAGGACCAACTGCGAAAGGAGATTGCCAAATGGACCCCAGTGATCACGAACGCGCGAGCCTACCTGGACTGA